A window of Nodosilinea sp. FACHB-141 contains these coding sequences:
- a CDS encoding tetratricopeptide repeat protein translates to MSAGSDATLPKLTRAKLLRGQGDALYAIGRHSEALSRFQAVLTLDDKDYEVWTLHGFCLAALKQFEASIESFNQAIACNPDYGLAWHGKGHALARLSHFEEAVTHLERAVKLSPGDNKAWYNLGTAQNQLRRYRDAVVSFGHSLKLSPQDHRARYNQGVALCGLHRYEDALQALHQALGQKPDAHYIWNQQGTVLIQMGRYGEAIQSFDISLSHQTHNPNAWYGKARAYAMAGDLEQTLKNLYRTFVLSPYMYRVMVQIDAHFDTVRHHPRFKQLVDGAH, encoded by the coding sequence ATGTCTGCTGGATCTGACGCCACCCTACCTAAGCTCACCCGTGCAAAGCTCCTCCGAGGTCAGGGGGATGCCCTCTACGCTATCGGTCGCCATAGTGAGGCTCTGTCGCGGTTTCAGGCCGTGCTCACCCTTGATGACAAGGACTACGAGGTGTGGACTCTGCACGGCTTTTGTCTGGCTGCCCTGAAGCAGTTTGAGGCCTCAATCGAAAGCTTTAACCAAGCGATCGCCTGCAACCCCGACTACGGCTTGGCTTGGCACGGCAAGGGGCATGCCTTGGCCAGGCTCAGCCACTTTGAAGAAGCCGTCACCCATTTAGAGCGAGCAGTTAAGCTCAGCCCCGGCGACAACAAAGCCTGGTACAACCTTGGTACTGCCCAAAACCAGCTGCGCCGCTACCGCGATGCCGTCGTTAGCTTTGGGCACAGCCTCAAACTCAGCCCCCAAGACCACCGGGCTCGCTATAACCAGGGGGTCGCTCTCTGCGGCCTGCACCGTTACGAAGATGCCCTTCAAGCGCTGCACCAGGCCCTAGGCCAAAAGCCCGACGCCCACTACATTTGGAACCAGCAGGGTACAGTGCTAATTCAAATGGGGCGCTATGGCGAGGCTATTCAGAGTTTTGACATCTCCCTCAGTCACCAGACCCACAACCCCAACGCTTGGTATGGCAAGGCCCGTGCCTACGCCATGGCCGGCGACCTAGAGCAAACCCTCAAAAATCTCTATCGCACCTTTGTCCTCAGCCCCTACATGTATCGGGTGATGGTGCAAATTGACGCCCATTTCGATACTGTGCGCCACCACCCCCGCTTTAAACAGCTCGTGGATGGAGCCCACTAG
- the glgA gene encoding glycogen synthase GlgA translates to MYIVQIASECAPVIKAGGLGDVVYGLSRELENRGHCVEIILPKYDCMRYDHIWGLHEAYNDLIVPWYGTDIRCDVLCGWVHGRLCFFIEPKSWEMFFNRGCYYGCDDDPMRFAFFSKAAMEFLLRSNKRPDVIHCHDWQTGLIPVMLFEIYKYNGMEFQRTLYTIHNFKHQGFGGNEILAATGLNRPEYYFQPYRLRDDFNPFAINFMKGGITYANHVNTVSPYHAWEAQHTDQGFGLGHTLHTNQHKFSGILNGIDPEVWNPESDAYIPHHYGLTTFEDKALNKKELRDRLLLSQSDKPLVAFIGRLDDQKGVHLVHHAMYYALERGAQFVLLGSATEKSINDWFWHEKLFLNDNPDVHLELSFNEELAHLIYAGADMIVVPSNFEPCGLTQMIGLRYGTVPVVRGVGGLVNTVFDWDYDTLHGPEERNGFVFFQNDTVALESAMNRAFDVWNQEPAIFKQIAQQGMAYDFSWNHPAQAYIDLYEYVRHK, encoded by the coding sequence ATGTATATCGTGCAGATTGCTTCGGAATGTGCCCCAGTTATTAAAGCCGGAGGGCTGGGCGACGTGGTTTACGGCCTCAGCCGTGAGCTAGAAAACCGAGGCCACTGCGTCGAGATCATTCTGCCTAAGTACGACTGCATGCGGTACGACCACATCTGGGGGCTGCACGAGGCCTACAACGACCTGATCGTGCCCTGGTACGGTACCGACATTCGTTGCGACGTGCTCTGTGGCTGGGTGCATGGGCGGCTGTGCTTCTTCATTGAACCCAAATCGTGGGAGATGTTCTTTAACCGGGGCTGCTACTACGGCTGCGATGACGACCCCATGCGGTTTGCCTTCTTTAGCAAGGCGGCGATGGAGTTTTTGCTGCGCAGCAACAAGCGCCCCGATGTGATTCACTGCCACGACTGGCAGACCGGGCTGATTCCGGTGATGCTGTTTGAGATCTATAAGTACAACGGTATGGAGTTTCAGCGCACGCTGTACACCATCCACAACTTTAAGCACCAGGGCTTTGGCGGCAACGAGATTTTGGCGGCGACGGGCCTCAATCGGCCAGAGTACTACTTTCAGCCCTACCGACTGCGCGACGACTTTAACCCCTTTGCGATCAACTTTATGAAGGGGGGCATTACCTACGCCAATCACGTCAACACGGTGTCGCCTTACCATGCGTGGGAGGCGCAGCACACTGACCAGGGCTTTGGCCTAGGGCACACTCTGCACACCAATCAGCACAAGTTCTCGGGCATTCTCAACGGCATTGACCCGGAGGTGTGGAATCCGGAGAGCGATGCCTACATTCCCCATCACTACGGGCTGACGACTTTTGAAGACAAGGCGTTGAATAAGAAAGAACTGCGCGATCGCCTACTGCTGAGCCAGAGCGACAAACCCCTGGTGGCCTTCATTGGCCGTTTAGACGATCAAAAGGGCGTCCATCTCGTCCACCACGCTATGTACTACGCCCTAGAGCGGGGGGCGCAGTTTGTGCTGCTGGGCTCGGCCACCGAGAAGAGCATTAACGACTGGTTCTGGCACGAAAAACTCTTCCTCAACGACAACCCTGACGTGCACCTGGAGCTGAGCTTTAATGAGGAGCTGGCCCACCTGATCTACGCCGGGGCCGACATGATTGTGGTGCCCAGCAACTTTGAGCCCTGCGGCCTTACCCAGATGATTGGTCTGCGGTATGGCACCGTGCCCGTTGTGCGCGGCGTGGGCGGCCTGGTGAATACCGTCTTTGACTGGGACTATGACACCCTGCATGGGCCGGAGGAGCGCAACGGCTTTGTCTTCTTCCAAAATGACACTGTGGCGCTCGAGTCGGCGATGAACCGCGCCTTTGACGTTTGGAACCAAGAACCCGCGATTTTCAAGCAAATTGCTCAGCAGGGTATGGCCTACGACTTTTCGTGGAATCATCCGGCTCAGGCCTACATCGACCTGTATGAGTATGTGCGCCACAAGTAG
- the sipA gene encoding regulatory protein SipA produces the protein MTSEFAVGDRVRLAALPPYFKTADPMPMLRPADTIPLGAEGVILNRRPGGYWGIKFDKGSFLVDSQFLELAETPAD, from the coding sequence ATGACATCTGAATTTGCCGTCGGCGATCGCGTCCGCCTCGCCGCCCTGCCCCCCTATTTCAAAACCGCCGACCCCATGCCCATGCTGCGGCCCGCCGATACAATTCCTCTGGGGGCCGAAGGGGTAATTCTCAACCGTCGCCCCGGTGGCTACTGGGGCATTAAATTCGACAAAGGGTCTTTTCTCGTCGATAGCCAGTTTTTAGAGTTAGCAGAAACCCCGGCAGACTAA